From the Salmo trutta chromosome 30, fSalTru1.1, whole genome shotgun sequence genome, one window contains:
- the LOC115168239 gene encoding troponin C, slow skeletal and cardiac muscles: MDDVYKAAVENLTEEQKNEFKAAFDIACQGAEDGCISTKELGKVMRMLGQNPTPEELQEMIDEVDEDGSGTVDFDEFLVMMVRCMKEESKGKSEEELAELFRMFDKNGDGYIDLEELKTMLESTGEAITEDDIEELMKDGDKNNDGKIDYDEFLEFMKGVE, encoded by the exons ATGGATGATGTATACAAAGCAGCG GTTGAGAACTTAACAGAAGAGCAGAAAAATG AGTTTAAGGCAGCctttgacattgcatgtcagggTGCAGAGGACGGCTGCATCAGCACCAAGGAGTTGGGGAAAGTGATGAGAATGCTGGGGCAGAACCCCACCCCAGAGGAGCTGCAGGAGATGATAGATGAAGTGGATGAGGATG gcAGCGGGACAGTAGACTTTGATGAGTTCCTGGTGATGATGGTGCGCTGCATGAAGGAGGAGAGCAAAGGAAAATCAGAGGAAGAGTTGGCTGAACTTTTCCGCATGTTTGACAA AAACGGAGATGGCTACATTGATTTGGAGGAGCTGAAAACCATGCTGGAGTCAACTGGAGAGGCCATCACTGAGGATGACATCGAAGAGCTCATGAAGGATGGAGACAAAAATAATGATGGAAAAATTGATTATGATG AGTTCCTGGAATTCATGAAGGGGGTTGAGTAA